The Vanrija pseudolonga chromosome 1, complete sequence genomic sequence AGCTTTGTCCCCGAGGGCCGCCAGATCTGGCTGCAGAGCGAGAACGGCCTGCTGGGCATGGGCCCGCTGCCGACCAaggagcaggtcgacgccgacgtcatcAACGCCGGCAAGGAGACGGTCACGATGGTGCcgggcgcgagcgtgttcgactcgtccgagtcgttTGCCATGATCCGCggcgggcacgtcgacgtGTCGGTGCTTGGTGCGATGGAGGtgtcggcggccggcgaCCTCGCGAACTGGATCATTCCCGGCAAGCTTGTGAAGGGTGAGTCGAGTCGGGCGGCGATGGAACTCGCCTAGTACATGACGACTGACCCCCGCCCCAGGCATGGGCGGCGCAATGGACCTCGTGTCATCACCGGACCAGACCAAGATCATCGTGGTGACCGACCACACGGACAAGCACGGCAAGCCCAAGATTGTCGAGCAGTGCTCTCTGCCGCTCACGGGCGCGCGGTGCGTCAGCCTGATCATCACCGAGCTGGCAGTGTTCGAGGTCGACCGCAAGGCGGGCAAGCTTATTCTTGCCGAGCTGCAGCccggcgcgacgctcgacgaggtcaaggccaagacggGCGCGTCGTTCACCGTCAAGGTGGGGCTTAAGGAGGTGCAGGTGTAGGCGCAGCGGGGGGTGAAGGGCACGACGTCATAGTACATGTAAAAGCAGGTCAATTCATGCAGAGCAGTCGTCAgcaggcgcgcgtcggcgagcaagTGAGCGTGCAGGCGTGCATCGCGTATCGCGTACAACTCTGTCGCACACGTGGTCCTCTCGTCACAGCGATCACAACAAGGTCCCACAAGGTCCCACCCGCTTTCTATTGAACCGTCACGCGGAGCGCAGCGGTGCGCCTGCACCGACCCCCGAGCCGAGCTTAACGAAGCCTCGACTTTGTGTGCGTGGGCTGAAGCGAGGGTGTGGGTGTCGATGGTGCTGGCCCACTCCACACCACCGAGGTGTGGAGTACGGACCAGATCTGGTTTGCCTGCCTACTTGCCTGctactcgctcgctcgctccacGCCCGGCGGGGCCATCACGACACCCCCCGGCGATAGAGGGCGGGCGTGGTGCCaaggcagctcggcgcggcgtcttGTCTTGTTGcatgcaccaccacacgACATCCCCGCACAATGCCAGGGTTGTGAgcggagcgggcgggcgagtgaCCGAGTGAAGGGAGGGACGAGTGACACCCAGGCACTTTGCGCTGGCCGGCCCTTCGGCCCGTTCGTTGTCACTTGCTTGTCTCGTTGGCTCGTTTCAGGGCTTGCGTGGCTGCtacactcgtcgtcgatcgtGGGATCACAGCAGCGCACATTCGGCCCGCCAAGCAAGTGTCCGCCCGGTGTCAATGCAACCAAAaggcgcagcgcagcaggtggccgacgacgccgcagtGTCGTGTTGACGGCCGTAGCACAAGCTGAGTGAGGTGCAAGAGGGGTTGGGTCTGGTCTGCGTCTGTCTTTATGGCCCAGACCCAGTGGTGATCCTGCAGCAGTGACGTGCGCTGTGGTacgacgcgacgagacgagcgagATGCATCATGTTTCGTCTGGGCATGTTGGCTGCATGActgggcgctgggcgtgcAGTGTGCAGTTGGTGTGCCAAgcacgaggtggacgagggtGTACGTTTTCCTAATAGAGTTGGAGTGTGAGATGGGCCAGAACTGACTGACACCTCatcccacccacctcacccCACTTTGCAACCTCACAACCGTCCTCGTGACTTTGCACAACCCCCCTCTCGCTCGCTTTTCTCTCTCTTCTCGTTTAAACTACACTTGGCTGGCGACATTGCCTTGCTTGCTGCCCATCGATAACCTTGTTCTCTCGACGCATCGACACtctgctcgacacgctcgcacCGACACTAAACATCAACAACAAAGCCGCCGAAGCCACCAACTCCACCCTCTTCGCCGCTGCCATCACAACACTGTGCTTGCTTCTCTTCACTTCTCCATCCCAACCCGTCACATCGCACCTcttcccaccaccacctcccaccACAGCATGATCTGCGCGACCCCCtccccggcctcgtcgccaaactaccccacgccgcgctccctctcgccctcgcccccctcggcctcggcacccgTCACCccggacgaggcgcgcgcactcaccgccgcggcgggcggcatcGAGTCGCTGTCCCGCAGCGTCGCCCTCTTCAAGGCGCTTGCACGCGAccacggcctcgaccccgaAGAGCACATCTCGACCGACGGCGGATAcgtcctcctctcgcccgatctcggcggcctcgtcgccggccgcaccaacgagctcgccgagagGAGATGAGAGGATGACCGCATGTGCCTGGTTTGGTGGTCGATAAACGAGCCGCTCCTGCCGCTGCACGgagccgctcgctcgcaccaccctcgcccacgccgctaCTACACCACCGCCATTGTAACTGTACCATCACCACCTGCATccgtcgcgccgtctcgGGACGGCCGGGGTGGCGTGAGGccaagccaccaccacagtcTGGCCCTTGGCTCTTCTCCTCTTGTCGAGGGgacctccccgccgcccactctCATGTCATGTTGCCTAACGTGTGAGTCGCACCACGACGCACTCCACGCCGCACCGCTGACCAAACCCAGTGTGCATCGTACCCTTCGGCGTAGACACACGCCGCCTGTAAAAAAAAAGCCCAGCAGCGAGCAAGAGACAGACGCCGTGCGCAAAGGGCCGTGGTTGAAccacggccggccggcgcacCAAGctctcctcgctcgccagtGTCCCTGTCTGTCTCTGTCTTTTTGGTATCTCTGTGCGCGCAAACGACCCTTGTCGCGGTCTATGAATCTAGATTGTAGCAGCGGCGtggtcggtggcggcgacgcacCGCCGTTGTGTCGCAGCATCATCTTGGCAGCGATTGGCATTCAcaagcccagccagccagccagcgcgccgtgACCCCGGAATCACCGGgatcgcggcgtcgccggggTTGCGTGGGGCGACAATGGGTGCTCCAGCCCAGAGGCGTCGGACCAGCAGGCAGTGGCACGAAAAAAGGTACCCGACAAGTCACGCGCCTGACTGCTGCGACTGCAAcaatgcatgcatgctgACAGCCAAGACAATCGCAGCAAGGCAAGCATCTAGGCCACCATGCAAGTCTCTCGGCCGTCGGGGCACTCGTGGTCGGGCGGTCAGCACAGAGGGCCCCGTCGGGCTCCCTTGTCGTCTCCACGGGTTCCCGGGGGCGTGGCACATGCACAGATGCAGCGGGCTCAAGCAACAAGCAACGCTCGGGCGCCGTAGTGGCGAAGAATGGACAGGTAGGTAGGCATGTCGATGCACTCTGCTCCACCTGTCCATGGCCGTTCCATTTCGCTGCAGCCCAACTAGGAGCGCTAGGAGGCCGATTAGGGCCGGCCTATTTGGGCCACGCCGTAATTTGCGGCCATGCTGCATGCTAATGGTTAAAGTCGGCTTTGCGCACTTCGCGTGTGATTTCAGGACGGGCAGCGCGTCACTAGCGCGCAGCAGTCGGGCGCCGGGGGGGGGTGCTGGTCGCtgacgttggcggcggcgatggacGGAGGACGTTGCTCGACGTCTACTGTCTACTGTCTACGCCGACCACAGACAGCGCAGACCGCTCTTCTCGCGCATGATGCATCGcatcgccgagcccgcctcGGTCAAGGCCGAATGCACACCTTTGCCACACGACACGGTGTAGGATAACCGCTTCTTGCCTCGGCGGACCTCGCCGAtccgcgctcgccgcgcctgGTCCACCTGACCTCGGGTGTAAGCGACCACATTCGaccaccacaacccaccgcgccgcacgGTTGCCCGCCACCACTCACTACCGCCGTGGCGCTTGAACATTCTGCTCGGTTTGGCGAGGTTCTGTGCGGGCAAGCAACGACCGACACGGGTCAGCAGAACACCAACGAACAGAACTGGGGGGCATGTCGCTGTCGGCCGATGGCGGTTGTGGTTGTTTGGTTCCGACGCGCCTGACCTTGGCTCCCGTTGCTCTGTTGCCACAATGATGCATGTTACACTCTGTTTTCTACTTTATATACAACAGTCTCGTCTCTGCCCGGTATTCTAGTACGCTACAGCCCAGTCtctcgcgcggccgccgtctATGAGCTCGCGCATGCAGTCGGCCATGGCGACCGAAGTGGCGGTCTGGACCTGGCCGCGTGTCCCGTCTCTGGGGGTGATGATGGCGTTGTCGAGCGTCTTCCActctgcgcgctcggcgacagTCAAGGGATAgcccgtgtcgagcgcggcgcacgcgatCGTGccctgcgcgagggcggcgcgcagcgcctcctcgtcgacgacgtgccgtgTCGTGCTGGCGAGTATCGCCGTCGGCTGCAtgcgctgcagctcgtctGCGCCGACCAAGCCCCGCGTATCAGACGACAAAGGGCAGTGCACGCTCAGCACATCCGCcgcagcgagcacctcgtccagctcggcccgCACGTGCGGGATGCACGCCCACCGGATATCGTCGGACGCTAGGTCGGGGTCGTACACTAGTATTGTGCCGCCAAACGTGTCGTAGCTGCGCGAAGGTGTTAGTGGACGCCGACGGGAGAGTCAACCCAACACCACCAACGACGCACTACTTTCGCGCCGCGAGGaagccgcacgcgccgccgccgaccacgCCAAACACCTTGTCGGTGAGAAggtcgctcgcggccgcaATAGTGCTCCTGAGGCCTAATCCCCCGGGCCGGATCTGCCTATCGATaaggtcgagcagcgtgcCCGCCGCTGAGCAGACGAGACCCAGGGCCActtcggcgacgaggcctgCCTGTTGGGTGTGCGTCAGTTGGTTGTCCGGTTGTTCGGCTCCctccgcgacggcgtgcgaCCGCGTGCAACCACCCACGTTGGAACCAGTCACGCAGCggaccgcgacgccggccgctttcgccgccgcgaggtcgatgTTGTCGGTGGTGTGGGCTACGATCCAGCGCAGCTTGGGCGCCATGGCCATGTCGTGTGCTGTGACCGGGCTCGAGAGGACCAgcaggccctcggcgtcgtgcaggCTGCCTGCTGGGCGCAGGCGGGGGAACAGCGCGCGGAGGTACGCCGTGCCCGTGGCGTCGAACGCgtccagcgcgacgacgacgggctcgttgggccggccggccgggtgGGGGAACCCCGCGTCGGCGTACGCGTCGAGGGCGAAGCTGAACgggttgggtggtggcgcgAGTAGGGACATcatggtggcgagggtgtgtgaggcggcggcagcggcgtggaTGTACGAGGTCTATTCTATATCTATCGTGCGTGCTTGACGCAAGCCTGGGAGGCTGAGATACGCGAGCCAGGCAAGCGCTGTCCTCCGGCGCCCGATGCTGGATCTCGGTCAATCGCTGGTGGAACAGGTGgtgcgctgctcgtgctcggttggtggccgaggaggtggtgggttggggaggaggggtaTGTGCACGAGGCAACAAAAACATTAAcaggacgcgcgcgctcggctgaCATGACCTAGATTGTGCACCTCATCGGCCACGCCAGCCCACTCCGAGCCCACTCTGCAGCCACGATGCTCCGACATCGCGGTGCTTCtggtgcttgcttgcttctGCTACGCGGTCAGttacgcgccgcgccgctgcgcgtcCTCtcgcgtgcagcgtgcaAGTGTGCACGGCCTGGCTGGACTACTCGGCGGACTACTCGGGCATTTAGCCCCGAGCACCTTCTGCTCGCCGGGCATCATGATCCCCGGCTAAGCCAGTGGCCAGTGGCTCACTTGACTGTTtttcggcgccgccgcgatctTCGGCATGTATCACGAGGGCTGGACTGTACGTTTGGGCAGCTGgtcagcggcgggcgggcgccgaGAGGCTGCAGAGGACTCGCTATGCTGGGGTATGATGTTTTTGTGTGTGCTCGAGGCCagctccacccacccatccatCAATCAACCCAGGCGGCCACTACCAGCTCGGTCAATATCAATCGTCAGTTGGGCTAACCGGCTATGTACCATCCTCCCTTCACCCTCGCCCTATTCGCTTCACTTGAAATGGCGGGAGAGCGCATTAGAGCTTACTGTGTGCAGTTAGGGGGCGGGCATACCTGGGCAAGTGCCAACTCTATGCGCGGCGGCTCGGTGCCAACCAACTACGACGTGATCGGTGGTgatcgtcggcgggcggggaggggaCGCGGCGGCATGTAGACTGACTGCCTGACTGATGACTGACTGACGCGACCACGCTCCACGCGCGGCACACGACGGCGGAGCGGCGGGCACGTACACGCACATGCACACGCACACGGGCGCTACGACGCGTGGCGCGACCGCGCGTGCGGCCACGTCAGAGACAAACGGCTGTATCACATCGCGCCAGTGCCTCTGGCTTGTCTCACATAGGCACTGACTGGCCACGTCGCGTCTGCCTATCGCTCGGTCGGCCAGTagctcctcgctcgctcgctcgctcgtcgcgtcaGTCTGGGTTTCAGTGGCCACGCCAGCGGCTTCGTGGGAGATTCGGGGGTCGCGACCAACGGCTGATGATAGATAGATAGCTATCGGCGCGAGGCTACGCATGCTTTTGATAGCTATCGGCGCGGTCCAACGTGCGTAGGAGGACCCGATGTCAATGGTGTGTGACCGATACGGTGGCTGTTGCCACGCTCCTCGAGTGGCGACGCAGGACGCTGCTCCCCGCACACCCCTCCTTCAatgacgccgcgcgccactgtgtcccgcccgcccagccgcgTGTGAAGTGGCCGTGCGCTTGGGGTGACGGTTCCGCGCTGCTCTCACCCGCGTCATGCATGCAATGACCTGGCACGCTTGAACGGATGCTGCATCGATGAGCAACTATCAGCGCAGCTCCAGCCCCGCCTcacctcgccgcgtcggccgagtCCGACAATGACGATGATAACCCAAAACCCCCACGCTCACGCCTAATCCTCCACCTGAATAAACAATCTCTCtactcggccgccgccacccacccccaacAACGACCAACGACTtacgtcgtcgacgtcgtccaaTGTCTCGTCCCCCACCAACAACACAATGACAACATCCCGCCTCACGCTCGCCTGGATAGCAGCGTACCAGCTGCTCCTCTGGGCAGCAGTCTACTACGGCACGTACCTCTTCGCAACGGGCACCGAGCTCGGGcaggtgctcgtcgacgactggCTGGCATGGTATCGCTCCTTCGACCCCCTCTGGCGGCATCTCATCAAagctgccgccgcactcGCCGTCGTTCCCGTCACGCTTATGTGGCCTAATATCCTCATTGGGAGCAGGTACATTATCGACACTATCAAGTTTGGCGCGGGGCtcgccaagcccaaggtgggcgggcgggtcgtGTAGCGCTCGTGAGCGCCGCCAAGCTGATGCTGCTTCAATCTGATCGTGAGTGTGTGGCGCCGCGACCCCCGCTCACCACCAGTGTATAGCCTGCAATGTATCCAtactcgctcgcctcgccggcgcgtgcTGCGTGTGCGATGGGAcctcggcgtgagcggggcgccgacgtcggcgccccGCCCCTCGCATCACGTGACATCTGCCGACTTACCACCGCtgctgacgacggcgagcggcttACGCGGCATGGCATGCGGTGTTGACGACCCCGACGCACCACGATGTCGGCCGTGGGGCGCACAGCGGCGCTGCAAGCGGCGCGATGTGGGCATGGTCTGACCATGCGCACCCGGAGGAATGTGATCTTGGCGTGGCGTGTGCCGCCAGCTCTCGGATCTCGCTCGTCTAGCTCGCCGGGTTCACGTCAACCGCCTCACCTTCAGCCGCCGAGTCATGGCGGACAAACGCCGGACCGAGCACACGACGACTGTCTTCAGTCGCTCGCTCCTCCGACCGCTCGCCCAGCGGGGCTACTGTATGTCGCCTGTCGCGcctgcggcgccggcggcggcgccggcgtgggctAGGCCAGCCCGGCACAGACAACACCGCTGATCTTGGCCCGCCCGAGGCCGCTCTACCCCCGCCGTTATCGCCGTGACTAACCCTCTCGAAAGTCGAAGCCCGCGTTCCTTCCTCCCTGAGGTGGGCGAAGACCCCTGAGATGGAGGACGGGAGGAGACATACATGCCTGGCTTCATTCTGAACTGATACTTATCTACGGTGCTACACACTTGATTGTCCTAATCgttcggcctgctcgccgctcgccctagctgctgccctcctcgcggcgccagTTGAACTGGTCGATGACGTCCTGGTTGGGCGGGAAGAAGACGTCCATCTGCTGCTCGCGGTAGTCGTCCTGGATGACCTTGATGTTGCCCGAGACGAACTCGTGCGAGTTCTTGTTGGACGGGTACGTGTGCTGTGGCCAGAAGGGCaggctgctgttgctgcccGGCGCAGGGGggcccgtgccgccgcctgtgGGCTTGCACTTCTGGTTggtgcgcttgcgcttggcgggcgccttgccgttggggtcgaggtcgtagGCAAAGTTGATGCTGGGGAGGTTAGGGCGGAGGAACAATCTCAAGTCATATCGACTTACACATAAGACATCATGTTCTGCGacagcgcgacgtcggccgaGCTAAAGCCGCTCGGAAGCAGTCCCGTCGAGTTGGAGTTGCTGAGGCTCGCGGCCTGGGGCGACACGTAGCCGAACCAGAAGAAGACGTCGGTGCCGTGCGACACGCCGAGGATGGGCGCGTCGCCCGGCGTGGGCGCGTTGAAGAGGTACGACCACGTCTTTGACCAGCCGACGGTGTTGGCCGTGCGGAGGaacgcgcgccggcgcgactggaacgccgcgtcgccgaggatcGACGCCGCCTGCTTCCATGTCGACGGCAGCCCGAACGTGTTGTTGCCTGTGCCGtacggcgcgccgagcgcaggcACGTCGGGGTACGCCTTGAGCACCTTGTCCACCGCGGGCTGCTGGACCGGCAGCGGGAGGATCGAGCGGATGAGCAGGTTGagcgtcgcctcgccgctgaTCAGCGACGACTGCGGGATGCCGCCGGTGCCTCTGGGCCACACGTCAGCCTGGCCTTTGCCCGTTgtgccgccgctcgccgactcACTCGTCGTTCACATTGCCGGTGATGAAGGGGATCTTCTTGAACTTgcccgcggcgaggagccTGGTCGCGCGGTCCGGGATCAGGTCGCCGTCAATGCTTGGGCCGAAGATGAACCTGCCGGTGTCAGAAACCCCTGCCGCCGTCCGTGGTGACGGCGCCACTCACGCGCCAATATACTGGATCTGCGACTTGAGCGTTGTGGCAGCTGTCTGGAGCTGGTCGGCGGGCAGCTTCTTGAGGCACTGGAagccggcctcctcggccgccgtgagACCCGAAGGCGGGGTCACGCCTGCCGTGGAGGCATTCGCACAGCCCACGCTcgccacgagctcgtcgtacGGCTTCTgccacgtcgtcgcgacgggcCCGTTGGGCAGCGTGCTCTGCGCGCCCGACATCATGATCGCGCCGCGGAACAGGTCGCTGCTCGTGTCGTACATGAGGTTGGCGACGCTgatcgcgcccgccgactgGCCGAACGCGGTCACCTTGCTCGGGTCGCCGCCAAACGCCTTGATGTTGTCGCGCACCcactcgagcgcgagcttcTGGTCCCGCAGCCCGAGGTtggccgcgccgtgcgctgCAATCTCCTTGCCGAAGCCCCAGCCGAAGATGCCCAGGCGGTAGTTGAGCGTCACGAGCACCACGGGGCGCTTCTGCTGGATCGCCCAGTTGGGGAAGATGGGGAACGTGTACGTCGCGCCCGTGCCCTCTGTGAACGAGCCGCCGTAGCTGCGCGTGGTGTGAGTAACGAatcgccccgcgccccgcccgcgccaagCTTACATGTACACGAGGACGGGCAGCCCTGGGCCGCCAGCCGTCGACGCACCAGGCGGCGTCACGACGTTGAGGTACAGGCAGTCCTCGCTGATGCCGGGCGCGCCAAAGGTCAGCGCGTTCACCTTCTGCATGCACGCGTTgggcagcgccgtcgcgttgACGGGGGATGTCAGCACCGCGGGCTCGGGGTGCGCGAAgcgcaggtcgccgacggctgggcgtgtgtcagcggggaaacgagcgggcgagcgacgtcggctgcggtggtggtgggagcgGCACCGGTGCCCAGTGCCACGGCCAACGCTGCCGTCACTGGCAccggcgacagcggccgcgccaccaccaccaccctcggCCCACTCACGCGGCTTGGCGAACGGGATCCCAAAGTAATTGTCCACGCCAGCGTTCTGGAATCCGACAATCtggacgtcggcgccgccctgctggATGGTCGCGGTGACCGGGTAAGCctgcgggcgggggagggggttggcagccgccgcgagcgcggcggtcgcggcgaggagcgcagcgAAGCGCATGTCGGaggtggtagtggtggggTGAGCGAGGCGCATGCAACTGCAGCATGCATGTCGCCCCTTTTAttcgcctgcctgcctggcgcaGGACCAGCTCGGGCAGTGCCCAGTGCCCAGtgcccacacacacccacacaaGAGACGAGAAGTGACGttgaggcggcgccgcgaggcggaaAATCCAGCAGTCAGGTCAGTCCAAAAACAGGGTTTGGCACACTAGCCAAGTCTCCGGTGACCAGATcctggcgagcgagcaggcacATGACCGCGTAGGACCTGTAcacagcagccagccagccagccagccagcatcagcagcagccgagGGAGACTGGATGGATGCAGATGCTAGAGCGGATGAAGCATGCTGCAGACTTGGCCCtgtggcggcgcggtgccccggcgcggcgcatcTGCGGGTCAACGTCGCTGCCTCCCTGCTGCCTGATTGTGCTGCTCCAGTGCGCTAGCTTAGCCGAATGGGGGAGCCGGGTGGGGGTCGGTAAACCTTGGCATTCATGTTGAATGCGTGCATGCACAGGTGCCGCCGGAGTTGTCGAGACGTCGTCTGACAACTATGGCCCTCGCAGTGTCTTGGATCGCTTGatgcctcgacgtcgtcgctggaTGGAGAGAAGACGAGGCGGCAAGGAAGGTTGTGCCTGCTTcctgcctcggcggcgaggaccgTTTGTGCCTTGACATTAATTGAGACACTTGGCAGCTGCCGCcatccagccagccagccagccagtcagccTCTGTtcggcctcgccccgcccaccccttTCCTCTCGCTTTGGCATCTCGCACGCACGCGGCTCATATCTGACCTCCACACAGGACAGAAGATGCTCCGCTCCGCAGACGCCCCGTAGATGTGTGTTGATagcgcgctcgctggcgcaGATGGCGCGCGGAATAACTTCATAGCCGACTTAGATTGCtcctggcgggcgggcggtggcTCGGGCGTGCATGTTGTGGCTGACGCCAACGCGGCGACAATGCTTCAAGACTGATGCCCCACCGCCGACTGGGGGAGGTTAGATGCGCACTGCACACACACTCTCTATCTTTCTTTGAACGTACGCTGGACCCGACtgtgctcgctgctcgccatcaGACTCGTTGCCGACCAAGGCGAGCGCAGtgccccaccacccaccacaatcTATTTCTGACGTCACCGCTGCTAATTgtgtcaaagtcgtcctCCTCACTTGTCTCCAGTCTCTCACTTGTCACTCaccccccccacccccgccatgCCAGACGAGACCGAGCCCCTCCTCCGCGCGGCCAATGtcgacggcaacgacgacgacgatgatcGCTCCGAGACGCAGAagaaggtcggcgagctgctcgaggcaAAGTCGACGCACCGTTTTCTGCTCATGCTGGTGTGTTTCCCTCCGGCCAAACTGACCCCAGATCGCCATCGACGCCATCTTCGTGCTCATCGACCTAGGCTATGGTGGGTGCTCCAGCTCATCACCGTCATCACCCGCTCACCTCACGCCCAGTCATCCTCAACCCGCCGTGCGAGGGCGAAGCCAAGCCCCCGCCCATCCTCGAGTGGCTCTCGCAGGCGTCCCTCGCCATCGACctgctcttcctcctcgagctcccgCTCGAGATGTACGCCTTTGGTCCGCGGTTCTTCGGTCTGAGCCTGCAGAAGCGGCCTGCGCCTCGTAAGCCCGCAccctccctctctccctGCCTCCCACGCCCTAACCCACCCCCGCAGACTTCGTCCTGCACATCTTCGACGCGCTAGTCATCATCGGCACGGTGATCCTCGAGATCGTGCTCAGCGGacaggagcgcgagctcgcgggcctgctcgtcgtcctgcgTCTCTGGCGCATAGTCAAACTCGTACGCAAGGGCGCGCCGGAAGTCATCTCACATATCAaccaggtcggcggcgtcgcgaccggcgtcggcgagtgggacgagtcggccgtcacggccgtcgccaagtcgcgcgcgcgcatcgccgagctcgaggcggagaATAAGAACCTCAAGACGCTGCTGGGAATGTcgcttgacgacgaggtcgccgaggacggcgggcgggcgcagGTGAGTTGGCCCAGTGGAAAGAGTCAGCTCACGCCAGCGCGCCATCTcgcccccgcgcgcgagcgacgtTGACTAGGAGTTGGTACCGGTAGCCCGTAACGACGTGCATGGCCTCGTACACACCATACGATGCAGTCTGTACTCAGCAGATGGTACTGTTGGGTCGTATCGAGGCTGTCGCCTCCACACTACCCCACCTACCCCGCAGGGCACGACTGACATGTCTCACAACTCGTCATAaccaaccccgccgcccacccagcACCTCGCTCCCCGGACTCGACCCGCTAGCACAGTTGTTAAAACGCATG encodes the following:
- the hvcn1_1 gene encoding Voltage-gated hydrogen channel 1, which gives rise to MPDETEPLLRAANVDGNDDDDDRSETQKKVGELLEAKSTHRFLLMLIAIDAIFVLIDLGYVILNPPCEGEAKPPPILEWLSQASLAIDLLFLLELPLEMYAFGPRFFGLSLQKRPAPHFVLHIFDALVIIGTVILEIVLSGQERELAGLLVVLRLWRIVKLVRKGAPEVISHINQVGGVATGVGEWDESAVTAVAKSRARIAELEAENKNLKTLLGMSLDDEVAEDGGRAQRAISPPRASDVD
- the LIP2 gene encoding Lipase 2 yields the protein MRLAHPTTTTSDMRFAALLAATAALAAAANPLPRPQAYPVTATIQQGGADVQIVGFQNAGVDNYFGIPFAKPPVGDLRFAHPEPAVLTSPVNATALPNACMQKVNALTFGAPGISEDCLYLNVVTPPGASTAGGPGLPVLVYIYGGSFTEGTGATYTFPIFPNWAIQQKRPVVLVTLNYRLGIFGWGFGKEIAAHGAANLGLRDQKLALEWVRDNIKAFGGDPSKVTAFGQSAGAISVANLMYDTSSDLFRGAIMMSGAQSTLPNGPVATTWQKPYDELVASVGCANASTAGVTPPSGLTAAEEAGFQCLKKLPADQLQTAATTLKSQIQYIGAFIFGPSIDGDLIPDRATRLLAAGKFKKIPFITGNVNDEGTGGIPQSSLISGEATLNLLIRSILPLPVQQPAVDKVLKAYPDVPALGAPYGTGNNTFGLPSTWKQAASILGDAAFQSRRRAFLRTANTVGWSKTWSYLFNAPTPGDAPILGVSHGTDVFFWFGYVSPQAASLSNSNSTGLLPSGFSSADVALSQNMMSYVINFAYDLDPNGKAPAKRKRTNQKCKPTGGGTGPPAPGSNSSLPFWPQHTYPSNKNSHEFVSGNIKVIQDDYREQQMDVFFPPNQDVIDQFNWRREEGSS
- the hvcn1_1 gene encoding Voltage-gated hydrogen channel 1, translating into MPDETEPLLRAANVDGNDDDDDRSETQKKVGELLEAKSTHRFLLMLIAIDAIFVLIDLGYVILNPPCEGEAKPPPILEWLSQASLAIDLLFLLELPLEMYAFGPRFFGLSLQKRPAPHFVLHIFDALVIIGTVILEIVLSGQERELAGLLVVLRLWRIVKLVGGVATGVGEWDESAVTAVAKSRARIAELEAENKNLKTLLGMSLDDEVAEDGGRAQRAISPPRASDVD